AAACAGAAGgaaaatttttgggatatcttgtcACTGAGCAGGGTATTCAAGCTAACCCAAAGAAGATAGCGGCCATTGAAAACATGACTGCGCCTAAGACggttaaagaagtgcaaagtttgacaggAAAGTTAGCCGCGTTAATGCGTTTATTGTCTAAGGCCGCTGAAAGGCAATTACCATTTTTCAAGACTTTGAAAGGTTGTTTAAAGCAAAAAATAATTTGTATGGACAAGCGAAGCTGAAACCGTGTTTTAGGAAATGAAGAAGTTGTTGAAAACATTGCCTACGTTAACATCACCAATTAAAGGCGAAACTCTTTACCTCTATATATCGGTGGCAAATGAAGCTTTTGGTTCAGTTTTAGTTGTAAATACAAAAGCCATTGTATTTTGTCAGCAAAGCTCTCGCGGGAAGCGAAATAAACTATGTGCCCATTGAAAAATTTATGTATGCGCTTATATTAACATCGCGAAGGTTGAGGAGATATTTTCAAGGGCACCCGGTACATGTGCTAACTAACATACTAGTCAAGCAAGTTTTAACAAAAATAGAAATATCTGGTAGGCTTGCGTTTTGGGCAGTGGAGTTAGGTACTTATGAAATCTTTTACCTTCCACGTAATGCTATAAAAGGCCAAGTTTTTGCGGATTACCTTACGGAAATGTCTGGTGAGCTAGAGGTAATCAATGGGAGAACAGAGTTGAAGCCAGTACAGGGCGAAACTTGGGATTTGTTTACTGATGGAGCCTCATGTGCAGAAGGTGCCGGTGCGGGTTTAGTGTTAGCAAGCCCAAGtggtgaagagcatacatacgcgctACGTTTCAATTTTGATGTAACAAATAATGAAGTTGAATATGAAGCGTTTCTTGCGGGTTTATATATCGAGCATAAAATGAATGTTACCAAGTTGCGCGCTTTTACAGATTCGTAGCTAGTGGGAAATCAGTTTAGTGGCTCTTTTGACGCACATGACCCCTCAATGCAAAAATATTTGAAGTTATTGCAAGAATTAGCTGTGTGGTTTGAGCATTTTGAACTTGCACAAGTACCAAGGAgtcaaaataagaaagcggatgtgTTAAGTAAGTTGGCTTATTTAACATTTTCACACTTTCAAAAGCAAGTTTTGGTTGAGGAATTGCCATGCAAATCCATAGATAATGATCTAATGGTTGCGTCTGTTGAAGAAGAACAATCAAACTGGATGGAACCAATTCTGCAATATATCCGCAATAATGCTTTGCCAAATGATAAATATGAAGCTCGTTTAGTTCGCGAGCGAGCACCAATGTACATCattcaaaatgatattttatatcgtAAGTCATATTTTGGCCCAATGATGCGGTGTGTTGGCCCAATTGAAGCCGAGATGATAGTGGATGAAGTGCACAACGGTTCTTGCGCATTACATTCAGACTATAAAACCATTGCGGCTaaaattatgcggatgggttacttttggccatcCTTATATCGTGATGTTGCAAAGTTTGTTAAGCGTTGTAAGAGTTGCCAAAGTCATGCACCACAGAATAGGTTGCCAAGGCATGATATGATCCCTGTTAATTAGCCATGGCCATTTTACAAGTGGGCTATTGATATTGTAGGACCATTTCCCGCAGGTCCTGGCAATGTCAAATTCCTAATTATGGCAATTGACTATTTTACAAAATGGGTTGAggctaaggcggttcgcactatcaCTGGAGTGCAAGTGCGTAATTTTGTTTGGGAATATATTGTCTGCACATTTGGCATTCCACGCGAATTAGTTAGCGACAACGGCGCTCAAATAGCGAAAGACCCTTTTAAAACATGGTGTACTGATTTAAATAAAGTTTAAAACTTTACGTCAGTGGCACATCCACAGGCTAATGGCTTGTGTGAAGTGACAAACCGCGACATTGTGAGTGGTATTAAAAACCGGTTGTATGAAAAGTGAACTGGTTGGGTGGATGAGCTACCCAATGTTTTATGGGTGCATCGCACTACTTTCAAGAAGAGCATAGGGGAAACACCCTTTAGTTTAGTATATGGCTCTGAAGCAGTAATACCCGCTGAAATTCTTGTGCCAACACATAGAGTTgctaactttgatgaagaagcaaaTGGTGAAGCCTTATGCGAAAACTTGAATTTAATAGAAGAGCGAAGATTAATGGCTGCTATCAGGGAGGCAAATAATAAACAGAAAATTGTCAAATATTACAACAAAAGAGTGCGCACATTATTTTCTGAAAGATAAGACGAATATTATTtctgaaatcaaccatgactagtcaaaagtaaaatctctatctcaattttctgtgataacttcactcgtacgcttcaaataatagaatagttttatctatattacccaataatgataaaactctatttatcaactcatattcgtcatgaaaacatttttattgttagccatgaccacctcactcaaatttcgggacgaaatttctttaacgggtaggtactgtagtgacccgaaaatttccgaccaaatttaaactttaatctttatatgatttcgacacgataagtaaaatctgtaatgttgagtctcgaaagttttgaaatctatattcatgtcatcaattacccttcgactattcccggcgattcacgaacaattgtgtgtaaataaatatgtaggtaaatatatatgtgtatacattaatttgtattaatacaataccatttaatcatttgatctaaacatgtaaagtaatttacaaaataaataagatattagtaaatatatatatatatatatatatatatatatatatatatatatatatatatatatatatatatatatatggatttagtacacaattaatattatatgtatgttgtaatatagctaatatatattaatattaaatattcaaatgtgttgttatatgtattacataactaataaaatgtaatattattattaaattaaatctaattatgaattaaaatatagtcattattactttcattattattattattaatattattatttgtattattaatattattaaataaaattgaaacatgtaacatgatcaatattagtattattattaagtattatcattaagaattattattattatatattatcattattataattattataaaaataatacaaattatatatattattattaaaaaatatcattataaacattattataatcattaaaatcataataagtattattaaaatttatttatgattgttattgttaatatttttatcatatttattattattaatatttttattattattaataatattaacaatattgtatttatttatataattattaattactaatattaattacaaatattaattatatatggaTTATAAAACTGTTGTAGCAGATTCCCCATCCCTATCTGATTAATCTTTTCTTTTCTTCTCTTCTTGATTAAACAAATCTTCTGTCCTTCTTGTCTAAAATTGGCTATCAAAGTCTTTACAATTGTACGAAATCTGTTTAACATCACCATCCAAAAACTGTACATTCCTGTCTCTAAACGCAATCAGATAGAATCGAGTCATATATAAAACCAAAATCtgtttagggttgttatcaactttttattcttttatttatatatatatttttaaacttCTTCTTTTCTTCTGATTTAACCAATTACGTACTTCTTGTCTGAATTTGTTACCAGTCTCTTTCAATTCTAATAATCGTTCGCTATATACACATACACCTGCAATTGAGAGGAGGAAACAGAAGAATATATAAGCAAAATAAAAACCACGACCATCTGTAACCTTGAAACCACAACCCATCTCAAACCCACCTCACTATCTATGATTACCAGGAGTATCATTGAAAGACTCTACAGTTATACGTCTTCTTTTACAACTTGATCAACCATATCATCACCTTACAACCTTAAATCACCATCACCATTATTTACTCGATATAAACCCAACACAATCGGGAATCACAATCGAGTATCATCACTACCTTCACCATTAACCACCATCACCATAAACTTGTACCATTCTCAAACCCACTCCGCATTCTTCAAACCGTGAGGCCACCACCTCACTGTATGATttcttcaacaaaaaaaaaaacctCACCATCCTTCTCTCTCTACGTCGCTCTAGCTTTTCTGCAAATCGAACCACCACCTTCATTTAGTTGCTAAGAACAAACACCCATATAGTATTCTCCTTCTGCAAAGCCAACATAAAACCCAATTTACTGCTGCCCTTGTGATTCGAACTGATACAAAAACCAAGAACCatcaattaaatttatttatttatttactatttttttttctttctttccaacTCGTTCACGTCTGTTTCTAACTCCTTTCTATTCTCACTTTTAACTTATATAAATATGGAACCACTACTTGATAAAAACCGATGGCCTACCCAACTTTATTCAcatcctatatatatatttttttttgatatGGCCGACTGAATTTTTTGGCAAGATTACCCCACATATTTTTATTAGTAGGTTGCTTTTTGACTTCTTAGAGAATTGTgatattaaaagtgctgtaaaaaaaaagaaaccaagcaccgaaacctatatttttttttgttgggaGGTCGACTTCTGTATCAGGTAATAAAACAGCTAAAATCTCGGATTCATTTAAATCAGAAATTGGGCTGTTGTGAGGTCCAGTTCTATGTTGGGCCAAGTAATTAAATCAATGGACCGGGAGATGGGTTAAATAGTATTAGGCTGGAATTATAATCAGAAAAGCTGGGTTAGAGGAGTGGTGTGGGGTGTTTATTGCTTaacgagaggtcgtgagttcgagccttgtctcgggcaattctttttagaaaaagatcctaagggtatactcttttattacttttattactacttttattattattattattactaattattattattattgttattattaatattgttattattagttattattattattacaagtattatagttattataattattaatgctAAAGTAGTAAGTAtcattcattattatcattatgattataattaaaattgtagttaatatcaatattattaacatcaCTAAACAAATATGATTTTACCATTTAATTTTTgtaagaataagtattattatcactattatgattatgattatgattatgattatgattatgattataataaaaataataaaatttattactattattattagtaacatatgtactaatataaatattatcattattattattaacatgattatcattagtaatattgttattattagtatcattatgataatttttattaaatttattatgttgtttttcattaaaactatcattattattagtaccaatattatctatatcattactattaaaaataagtacgtttatgaaaataaaagttttaatgatattattaaggttataagtacgttttaatcatattaacaaaatttatataagtatccatatataacaagttaggattttttattaaaatactaatcaaatatatatataactattttaatACTAAACATTTTGAACACATAcacagaataaatatatataatatataataaaatatataaacttgttcagttacgattatacattttaatatatatacaaatggtataggttcgtgaatccgaggccaaccctgcattgttcaattgttcaatatagtcatatgtatttttactacaaaatacattaggtgagttcatttgctcccttttactctttacatttttgggactgagaatgcatgcactatttttataactgctttattaaatgcttttgaaatatattttgaactgcgaatacatgaaatgctttattaaatgtttgacgagatagacacaagcaaaacattccgcgaatgaattattatgcagacagaagttctgcgaattattattgaattatgtggacatgataattgccactattgaattatgtggacatgataattgccaccactgaattatgtggacatgataattgccaccattgagttatgtggacatgataattgccaccagttgatgtgaatgttatatatcgagagaatgattttatacacaggttatgtgtatgttatttttgtgcacaagatatgtgtacggttactatgatttatgaaaatggttttgtacacgagaaagatctactatatttaaaagatatagcatgtacattacaggtggg
This genomic window from Rutidosis leptorrhynchoides isolate AG116_Rl617_1_P2 chromosome 2, CSIRO_AGI_Rlap_v1, whole genome shotgun sequence contains:
- the LOC139888214 gene encoding uncharacterized protein, with the protein product MQKYLKLLQELAVWFEHFELAQVPRSQNKKADVLSKLAYLTFSHFQKQVLVEELPCKSIDNDLMVASVEEEQSNWMEPILQYIRNNALPNDKYEARLVRERAPMYIIQNDILYRKSYFGPMMRCVGPIEAEMIVDEVHNGSCALHSDYKTIAAKIMRMGYFWPSLYRDVAKFVKRCKSCQSHAPQNRLPRHDMIPVN